The Pleuronectes platessa chromosome 11, fPlePla1.1, whole genome shotgun sequence DNA segment AGGAAGGGAAAGATAGCAAATGTATTGATTAAGTCTCATTAAAGTACTAACTACAAATTTGGAATTCTGATTTATCATTGAATTAATAAGTATAACCAAAATTTCCacatacactaccgttcaaaagtttggggtcacttagaaatgtccttatttttcaaagaaaagcactgtttttttcaatgaaaataacattaaattactcagaaatacactctatacattgtTGATGTGGTTAATGACTGTTCTAGGTGGAAacgtctggtttttaatgaaatatctacataggtgtgtagaggcccatttccagcaactatcactccagtgttctaatgaaacattgtgtttgctaatcgccttagaagactaatggatgattagaaaacccttgaaaacccttgtgcaattatgttagcacagcttaaaactgtttagctgctgagagaagctataaaacgGGCCTTCCTTTtagctagttgagtatctggagcatcacatttgtgggttcgattatactctcaaaatggccagaaaatttGAACTTTCATCTGAAACTTgccagtctattcttgttcttagaaatgaaggttattcaatgcgagaaattgcgaaggaattgaacattttctacaacagtgtgtactactcccttcagagaacagcacaaaggGGCTCTaaacagagtagaaagagaagtggaaggccccggtgcacaactcggcaagaagacaagtatattagagtctctagtttgagaaatagacgcctcacaggtcctcaactggcagcttctttaaatggtacctgcaaaacgccagtgtcaacgtctacagcgaagaggcgactccgggatgctggccttctaggcagaggGGCAAAGAataagccatatctgagactggccaatacaaataaaagattgatatggtcaaggaacacagacataaacagaggaagatttgaaaaaagtgttatggacagacgaatcaaagtttgaggtgtttggatctcacagaagaacatttgtgagatgcagaacaggtgaaaagatgctggaagagtgcctgacgccacctgtcaagcatggtggaggtaatgtgATGGTCTGAGGCTGCTTTGGTGCaggtaaagtgggagatttgtacgaggtaaaagattttaaataaggaaggctgtcactccattttgcaacgccatgccataccctgtggacagcgcttgattggagccaatgtcctcctacaacaggacaatgacacaacgcacacctccaaattatgcaagaactatttagggaagaagcaggcagctggtttgctgtctgtaatggagtggccagcgccgtcaccagatctcaaccccatttggctgttgtgggagcagcttgaccgtatggtacgcaagaagtgcccatcaagccaatccaacttgtgggaggtGCTTCAGGAAGCGTGGGGTGAAATTTTTTACAGATTACTTCAACTaattaacagctagaatgccaaaggtctgcaatgctgcaattgctgcaaatggagcattctttgacgaaagcaaagtttgaagaaaacaaattatatttcatatagaaatcattatttctaaccttgtcaatgtcttgactatatttctattaattttccaatatatttgataaataaaagtgtgagttttcatggaaaacacgaaattgtctgggtgaccccaaacttttgaacggtagtgtaagTAGTTAGCAAAGTTGAAGGAaatggagttcttgacagtgtagaggttggaaaaacatttattatgaaaatgataaaagtataaacacacaaactaacgaACTAAGTGTAATTactaaatacatgtgtgtgtgtataagtgtaCTTTCAAAATGGCTGCTGGCCACTATGAAGACTGTGTGGGGTGTTGGTACCAGGTTAAAGGAAGTAGTTAGTTGCATGCAAAGAAAGAATATGATTCTATGAAGAGCAAAGCAGAACTAACATTTGCTTTATTAACGTAATACCAAATATTACAACAtcacaaatcaaacttataaaacaACATATGAATATAATTCAACAGTCCTGTCCATAGCCTAAtgtaattattaagcccagtcgTGTTATCAGTCCATGAAAAGGGGGAAAAGGTTAATGTGCGGTTTGAAGTCCAGTGAAGTGGTCGTGCTGGTTTGTGGCTTCTGTTGATGTAGTTCTGCTGGCAAGACATTTTGTCGATGCAGCTCTCTGAAGTTCTAAGGCAGGCTCTCTCGTCGCTGCCTTTCTGAATGTTTTAGCAGTCTGCTCAAGCTAGGTGGAAGTGTTTGGTTAGGGAGAGTTTCTCCCTGGCTGGTTGAGCAGGAGAGCTACACCTCTCGTCCAGGAGAAGTGAGTAGAAAGAGAGGGAACTAGACTTATATAGGCCTGGTGACCTCAATACTAGTCCCAACTCTACAAACACTTGACTTTGGTAGAAGCGATTTTATAAAACTACAACCTCCTATATGTGCAGGAGCCAAAATGATAATGAGGTTTTCCGATAAAACCTTTGTTTGGACAGAGATCGTCTTAGTTGCCTTAGAACATCCTCATCACGTTCATTCATATCTACAGAGTAGGGcgactgtggctgaggggtagagtggtcgtcctccaaccggaaggtcggcagttcaatccccagtctgactcatctgcatgcaaaagtgtccttgggtaagatgctgaaccctgaatgccccccccatagaataacaaagtgctgcgaatagatgcactgtatgaatgtgtgtgtgaatgtaaaactgtactgtaaagcgctttgagtggtcatcaaaactagaaaagcgctatataaatacaaaaccatttaccattaataTACAGCTTACCtccttttggcagtaggtggtgctatcgcTATCACTTTACTAGTGTAATAGATCTATTCAGGTCAAAACACTGTTCTCTCTTCAGATCGTATTCATCTTTCATCtttgcatctaagacatcaaaGGATTCTAGCATCTCTTACACTGggacattaaagcaaactgacaacaaagaattatttgcttaattaatcctttgaagtgtttttttatatatacagcTCTTCACTGACCTGGTTGCAGTCAGTGATGAGGAATACTTCCAAGTGTAAGATGTTCCAAAAACAAGAAATtgcctgttgccaccagggggagctgtgattttaattcataatttctgtgtagatggcatcaggccgggactcggCTTACATGTAAATTTTGGAGTCGATTGCACAAtgtatgtctgagatacagaacatcgtgttttgatggcgtgtaatcaaacttttacACCATGCCACGATCATTTCCTGCAAACTTTGGTTtgaatttgagcatgtctaggaCCTGAAAAGCccaaaagggaaatacaaatccTTCGAAATACATTAGGGCCTCCCACGgtaggtgctcgggccctaataaaaaatTCTAAATGTGCAGATGAGATTAAAGAAACTCCTGGAGGTTTATGGTAGGAATCTCACATCAATAAGCATTATtcacaaatacagaaataatgAAACCCGAAAAAGTTCAAAAGGCTAAAACTTGACAATCCACTGATAAAGAAGATTAAATGAGATAAaagattgtgtgtgttagttaaGTGATATTGTGTGCACATATTACTGAGTCTGTATATGAACATATTACATTCCGTACAGCAGCGTTGTCCACTTCATAATTCCTTTTTTATTCTTACACAGTTTATGAGATGAGGGCTGGAAGGAATATCCACACATCCAGACCGTCATTGAGTAAATCATTTACTAGATTTTAGTCTAtttataattttgttttgaGTACTTTTGGTTATCTGGGACCAAGTTTGTACATATGAAGAAATAAATCACTTATAGCAACATATCtcttcacattgctttacttgtGTAATGGACCAagtgtttcttttattgttcCATTCACAGACTTACTCTGCAAACCATTACACTCCATTCCCAGCTGAGCTGAACCAGCTGTCCTTCCAAATAACAGCCGCCTGTGGGTTTCCAGGATTTAATGCAGAGGCTGGAATCCTCAACTACTACAGATCAGATTCCTCTCTAGGAATCCACGTGGATGAATCTGAACTGGATCACAGCCGGCCGCTGCTGTCATTCAGGTGAGAGGGGCGAAAAGTCCGCTGAGAGGATGGAATTCTTCCACCCTTGTAGAGTTTTCAAATCCTGATGCCTTTGTTTTATTGCACCAGTAATCCAGACTGCAGTTTGGTTAACCACAGAAAAATATTGCCACCCCTTAACTCtacatcttattttttttaatagttttggGCAATCAGCCATCTTCCTCCTGGGAGGTACATGCAGACATGACCCCCCCACTGCTATGTACATGCACAGTGGGGATGTGATGGTAATGTCGGGACAGAGCCGCCTCCTTTACCATGCTGTCCCACGCATCATCCCAGCGCCAGAGGGACATACTGCTTTAGAGATGGAAGGCTACAGCCTGGCCTCATCCCTGCGGGACAGCACTGTGGTGGAGCAGATGTCAGAGCAGGACTGGGCAGTGTGTTCCAGGTACATCCAGAGCTCCAGAGTGAATGTGACCATCAGACAGGTACTGGGGCCCGGACAGAGCTTTCCAGAAACACCCTCTTTTCACCACAGGACTGATGCAGGCCAGACAGACGGATACCATGAAGGATCAGTGGATGGAGAGAGGtcgaagagaaagaggagtagTAGCTGTGACTTTGTTGATATTGGAAAGACATGAAAGTGACGAAGGaatcatttcattatttacattcTATATTACACACCTTTGATAAAGTTAATGCTCAGCTGAGTTTGTCTAACAAGCAGCTTCCACAAGACCACATTTTGACAGAGACAATGTTACACTGgaatattttgttttaactgaGCTAGGGGCTAAGAAGCGGAACCCTTATTCAGGAGGACCATTTGTGAAGTAGCCGTGCTGCCGCTGTTGGACCGCCAAAACCAGACGATGTAAAATTGGTCAAAACTGTCAGTTTGTgtcaaaaaaacactgaaagatATTGGCTGAAACCAGCTTCGAGTAACTTCATCATCTGACATCAACTACCTAAAATAATAAGTTAAAATactaaaattataaattttttggGAAATACGATTGTTTTATATAACGGAAACTGTATATACCAGTATTGAAAGAATACATAGGTGGCCATATATGGTGTCAATTCACCATATCCTACTGTACATTTCAAAATATTGGTTT contains these protein-coding regions:
- the alkbh1 gene encoding nucleic acid dioxygenase ALKBH1, whose translation is MAKMAASMVESGEDAFRKIFKFYKRRNPPPDFSDVIDFSRGVPSDKVIPAKLDLVAVSETDAARVGLQPVRDWRAFSLQGYPGFIFISNPFLLGSQPFWVRQCLKTYPQKPNVCNLDMHMSSSDTQDIWGKSIHGLSCPPSGKREPKTLLERLRWVTLGYHYNWDTKTYSANHYTPFPAELNQLSFQITAACGFPGFNAEAGILNYYRSDSSLGIHVDESELDHSRPLLSFSFGQSAIFLLGGTCRHDPPTAMYMHSGDVMVMSGQSRLLYHAVPRIIPAPEGHTALEMEGYSLASSLRDSTVVEQMSEQDWAVCSRYIQSSRVNVTIRQVLGPGQSFPETPSFHHRTDAGQTDGYHEGSVDGERSKRKRSSSCDFVDIGKT